In the Streptomyces sp. NBC_00193 genome, TGGTTCGCGAACTCCGCGTTGATGTGCACGCTGTCGTAGCTGAACTGCTTGATGCCGGGGCTCGTCAGGATCTGGTCGAGGACCTGGGCGTTGCCCTGGTAGACGTACGAGTACCGCTCCGACCGCGGCAGGGACTTGATCGCCGAGTACAGCGCCCCGCCGTCCTCCAGCGCCTTGGTCGTGCCGGAGAACTCGAAGTCGTTGATGTCGCCGACCACGAGGACCGCGGCCTTCTTCTCCACCGCCAGGATGTCCTTCACGAAGCCGTTCACGGCCTGCGCCTGCAGCAGCCGCTTCGCCTCGGAGGAGCGCACCGGAGGCTGGGTCGCGGAGGTCAGGCCCTGGTCGCCGCCCTTCGAGCCGAAGTGGTTGGCGATCACGAAGACCGTCTTGCCGCGGAAGACGAACTCGCCGGCCAGCGGCTTGCGGCTGTCCACCCACGCCGGGTTCGCCGGGTCGATCCGGCCGGGGGAGTGGGTCAGGGCGGCCTTGCCGTCCTCCTTCACCACACCGGTCGCCGTCACGGCGTCGCCCGGGGCGCGCTCGGTGAAGGAGACCCGCTCCGGGTTGAAGAGGAACACCTGGCGGATGTTGCCGCCGGGCTCGCCGCCGTCCTTCTTGTCCTCCGGGTTGACGGTCCGCCACTGGTAGGCCGGGCCGCCCGCGGCCTTGATGGCCTCGGTGAACTTCGTCAGGGTGGCCTCGGCCGAGACCGTGCCGTCGTTCTTGGCGCCGTTGTCGTCCTGGATCTCCTCCAGGGCGAGGATGTCGGGGGAGGCGAGGTTCTCGACGACGGCCTTCGCCAGGTTGTCGAACTTCTCCTGGGGGTCGGTCGGGTCGAGGTTCTCCACGTTGTACGTGGCCACCGCGAGTTCCTTCTCGGCCTGCGGCTTGGTCTTCTCCGGGGCGAGGGTGCCCGCCTTGACCGTGCCGAGGGTGCGGGCCACCAGGGTGTAGCCGCCGAACTGGTTGAAGTCCAGGGGGCCTTCGGTGGGGCCGGTCAGCTTGTCGCCGACGTTGGCCACCGGGAAGGGCTGCTGCGCGAGGGGCGCGAGCTGCTGGATCTGGAGGCGGCCGGTGTTCTGGGAGTCGTACGAACCGTAGAGCGTGCCACCGCGCTTGGTGTTGTTCTCCCAGCCCTTCACCGTGACCCACAGCTCGGCGTACGGGTCGGTGGCGCCGACCACGCGCGAGGTGCCGATCGCGATGTTCATGCCCTCGAGGGACTCGTAGTAGTCCAGGGCGTAGCGCGAGGGCTCCAGGGTCAGGCCGTTGATGCTGCCGGCGGCGGCCGGGTCGCCCTCCGGGGC is a window encoding:
- a CDS encoding endonuclease/exonuclease/phosphatase family protein, translating into MRSSHPRSAAVAALVATALATGLLAGTADAAEGAESADPIRIHDIQGTTRISPLVGKQVADVAGVVTGVRTYGSRGFWIQDPDTDDDDATSEGVFVFTSSVPTVAVGDAVKVSGLVGEYIPGGVSSGNQSVTQISKPVVTVVSSGNALPAATAVNEYSVPCAYAPEGDPAAAGSINGLTLEPSRYALDYYESLEGMNIAIGTSRVVGATDPYAELWVTVKGWENNTKRGGTLYGSYDSQNTGRLQIQQLAPLAQQPFPVANVGDKLTGPTEGPLDFNQFGGYTLVARTLGTVKAGTLAPEKTKPQAEKELAVATYNVENLDPTDPQEKFDNLAKAVVENLASPDILALEEIQDDNGAKNDGTVSAEATLTKFTEAIKAAGGPAYQWRTVNPEDKKDGGEPGGNIRQVFLFNPERVSFTERAPGDAVTATGVVKEDGKAALTHSPGRIDPANPAWVDSRKPLAGEFVFRGKTVFVIANHFGSKGGDQGLTSATQPPVRSSEAKRLLQAQAVNGFVKDILAVEKKAAVLVVGDINDFEFSGTTKALEDGGALYSAIKSLPRSERYSYVYQGNAQVLDQILTSPGIKQFSYDSVHINAEFANQNSDHDPQVVRFRP